Proteins from a genomic interval of Lolium perenne isolate Kyuss_39 chromosome 1, Kyuss_2.0, whole genome shotgun sequence:
- the LOC127340667 gene encoding BTB/POZ and MATH domain-containing protein 5-like: MGNINSCWAAEPPVAETLSSCVTKTTTAAHNFTVTNYSLLKGMGVGKFVSSRPFSVGGYSWQIRFYPDGDDQEHAGYAAAFLCRCDGLAATGVQTKYTLSLRRNKDGKVHRDSKCSSKLVTCNFQQVGAGWGFSDFIEKSKLQEDCFTIRCDLTVIGKTIIL, from the coding sequence ATGGGAAACATCAACTCTTGCTGGGCTGCTGAGCCGCCGGTCGCCGAGACGTTGTCGAGCTGCGTTACAAAGACCACAACCGCCGCGCACAATTTCACGGTGACAAACTACTCGCTTCTCAAGGGCATGGGCGTCGGCAAGTTCGTCAGTTCCAGGCCGTTCAGCGTCGGCGGCTACAGTTGGCAGATCAGGTTCTACCCTGACGGAGACGACCAGGAACATGCAGGCTACGCGGCGGCCTTCTTATGTCGTTGTGATGGCCTCGCAGCAACCGGCGTGCAGACCAAGTACACattaagcttgcggcgcaacaagGATGGCAAAGTACACCGTGATTCTAAGTGCTCCAGCAAGCTCGTAACATGTAATTTTCAGCAAGTGGGTGCTGGCTGGGGCTTTTCCGATTTTATAGAGAAGTCTAAGCTGCAAGAAGACTGTTTCACGATCAGGTGCGACTTGACCGTCATAGGAAAAACCATCATCCTATAG